One Coccinella septempunctata chromosome 1, icCocSept1.1, whole genome shotgun sequence DNA window includes the following coding sequences:
- the LOC123307951 gene encoding protein DDB_G0276689-like isoform X1 — MKKYFNSQVNPLFKAPKKYALAHCVSKDFHMNKGIALTFKQKYEGINELKSQNKSTGEVAFINRDNRNIYYLITKEFYYEKPKYETVFKALIDLRKLCENNNEKYLALPRIACGLDQLEWSIIFKMIQFIFMHSNVNIMIYNIRSKKKKEVNNKNTDFNGIEYEEFMKLIKEATYEEVDEDELASMINQVTEEELDECLELLNAHDKNTNNSNQNINNDNNEGTHSNENYNNDDNIENDSNQDNDDENDDFTVHSNVENPILELPYTERCLNAYPLQIIFKIASNYNVTKTKLFGDKIRFRVLINSIDNDLFKFIKEYVRPEKPYTIYF; from the coding sequence TTTAAAGCCCCTAAGAAATACGCGTTAGCACATTGTGtatcaaaagattttcatatgaataaaggtattgctttaacgtttaaacaaaaatatgaaggaatcaatgaattaaaatcgcaaaataagtcaacaggagaagttgCTTTTATTAACCGagataatagaaatatttactatttaattacgaaagaattttattatgaaaaaccgaagtatgaaacagtttttaaagcgttaatagatttacggaaattatgtgaaaataataatgagaaatatttaGCGTTACCACGAATTGCGTGTGGTCTAGACCAATTGGAATGGTctataatattcaaaatgatacaaTTCATCTTTATGCATTCAAATGTAAACAtaatgatatataatattcgaagtaaaaagaaaaaggaagtaaataataaaaatactgaTTTTAATGGTATTGAATATGAAGAATTTATGAAATTGATTAAAGAAGCTACTTATGAAGAAGTAGATGAAGACGAATTAGCGTCAATGATTAATCAAGTTACTGAAGAGGAATTAGATGAATGTTTAGAGCTCTTGAATGCTCATGATAAAAATACTAATAATTCGAATcagaatattaataatgataataatgaaggaactcactcaaatgaaaattataataatgatgataatattgaaaatgattcgAATCAAgataatgatgatgaaaatgatgattttacTGTCCATAGTAACGTAGAAAATCCAATTTTAGAGTTACCATATACGGAACGATGTTTAAATGCATATCCTTTGCAAATAATATTTAAAATAGCATCAAATTATAACGTTACCAAAACGAAGTTATTTGGAGATAAAATAAGATTTCGTGTTTTGATAAATTCAATTGATAATGATTTATTTAAATTCATTAAAGAATATGTTCGTCCTGAAAAACCTTACACGATATATTTTTAA
- the LOC123307951 gene encoding protein DDB_G0276689-like isoform X2, with product MKKYFNSQVNPLFKAPKKYALAHCVSKDFHMNKGIALTFKQKYEGINELKSQNKSTGEVAFINRDNRNIYYLITKEFYYEKPKYETVFKALIDLRKLCENNNEKYLALPRIACGLDQLEWSIIFKMIQFIFMHSNVNIMIYNIRSKKKKEVNNKNTDFNGIEYEEFMKLIKEATYEEVDEDELASMINQVTEEELDECLELLNAHDKNTNNSNQNINNDNNEGTHSNENYNNDDNIENDSNQDNDDENDDFTVHSNVENPILELPYTERCLNAYPLQIIFKIASNYNVTKTKLFGDKIRFRVLINSIDNDLFKFIKEYVRPEKPYTIYF from the coding sequence ttaTTTAAAGCCCCTAAGAAATACGCGTTAGCACATTGTGtatcaaaagattttcatatgaataaaggtattgctttaacgtttaaacaaaaatatgaaggaatcaatgaattaaaatcgcaaaataagtcaacaggagaagttgCTTTTATTAACCGagataatagaaatatttactatttaattacgaaagaattttattatgaaaaaccgaagtatgaaacagtttttaaagcgttaatagatttacggaaattatgtgaaaataataatgagaaatatttaGCGTTACCACGAATTGCGTGTGGTCTAGACCAATTGGAATGGTctataatattcaaaatgatacaaTTCATCTTTATGCATTCAAATGTAAACAtaatgatatataatattcgaagtaaaaagaaaaaggaagtaaataataaaaatactgaTTTTAATGGTATTGAATATGAAGAATTTATGAAATTGATTAAAGAAGCTACTTATGAAGAAGTAGATGAAGACGAATTAGCGTCAATGATTAATCAAGTTACTGAAGAGGAATTAGATGAATGTTTAGAGCTCTTGAATGCTCATGATAAAAATACTAATAATTCGAATcagaatattaataatgataataatgaaggaactcactcaaatgaaaattataataatgatgataatattgaaaatgattcgAATCAAgataatgatgatgaaaatgatgattttacTGTCCATAGTAACGTAGAAAATCCAATTTTAGAGTTACCATATACGGAACGATGTTTAAATGCATATCCTTTGCAAATAATATTTAAAATAGCATCAAATTATAACGTTACCAAAACGAAGTTATTTGGAGATAAAATAAGATTTCGTGTTTTGATAAATTCAATTGATAATGATTTATTTAAATTCATTAAAGAATATGTTCGTCCTGAAAAACCTTACACGATATATTTTTAA